A window of the Heliomicrobium gestii genome harbors these coding sequences:
- a CDS encoding ABC transporter ATP-binding protein, with the protein MKGIIEAKNLVKRYGDFTAVNGISFCIQEGECFGFLGPNGAGKSTTMRMLYGLSRVDAGELIVMGQRVTLTPPALKAHLGIVPQEDNLDPDLTVRENLLVHASFYGISASQAAERTRDLLNFMALDEKADAPVESLSGGLKRRLVIARALVNDPKIVVLDEPTTGLDPAARHLVWQKLRQLKERGITLLLTTHYMEEASQLCDRLVIINQGRILAEGAPAWLVQTYIPPEVIQVNIPADALPEGLAAAAERLGAQPVIHSEMTFLFTAEGDRLWEQLPALGLNPRRCIHRPSNLEDVYLTLTGGSLGHDD; encoded by the coding sequence GTGAAAGGGATCATTGAAGCGAAGAACCTGGTCAAGCGCTACGGCGATTTTACCGCCGTCAACGGCATCTCTTTTTGCATCCAGGAAGGCGAGTGTTTTGGCTTCCTTGGTCCCAATGGCGCCGGCAAGAGCACCACGATGCGCATGCTGTATGGCCTGTCCCGCGTTGATGCGGGGGAACTGATCGTGATGGGGCAAAGGGTGACGCTCACGCCGCCCGCGTTGAAGGCCCACCTCGGCATCGTCCCCCAGGAGGACAACCTGGATCCCGACCTGACGGTTCGGGAAAATCTGCTTGTCCACGCTTCTTTCTATGGGATATCCGCTAGCCAGGCGGCGGAGCGGACGAGGGATTTGTTGAATTTCATGGCGCTTGACGAGAAGGCCGACGCCCCTGTGGAGAGCCTTTCGGGCGGGCTCAAACGCCGCCTTGTCATCGCCCGCGCCCTTGTCAATGACCCGAAGATTGTCGTCCTCGACGAGCCCACGACAGGACTCGATCCGGCGGCGCGCCACCTGGTCTGGCAGAAACTGCGCCAACTTAAGGAGCGCGGCATCACACTGCTCCTGACGACCCATTACATGGAGGAAGCCAGTCAACTCTGTGACCGGTTGGTGATCATCAATCAGGGGCGCATCTTGGCGGAAGGGGCGCCGGCTTGGCTTGTGCAGACCTACATCCCCCCGGAGGTCATCCAGGTCAACATCCCCGCCGACGCCTTGCCGGAGGGCTTGGCCGCAGCGGCGGAGCGACTGGGCGCTCAACCGGTCATCCACAGCGAGATGACTTTTTTGTTCACAGCCGAGGGCGACCGGCTGTGGGAGCAACTCCCGGCGCTGGGACTCAATCCGCGCCGCTGCATCCATCGCCCCAGCAACTTGGAAGACGTCTACCTCACCCTGACGGGAGGGAGCCTGGGTCATGACGATTAA
- a CDS encoding TrmB family transcriptional regulator, with the protein MIDEKLVSLLQALGFSRYEGLAYLALLKKHPATGYEISRLSGVPHPKIYETMPRLLEKQAVLLLPGEPARYRPQPPETVLDHLRQSFLADLARAQMALERWEITTPPPSPALLTSGEEILKEAETLLLTAEKRVWIQGPASFLQPLDGTLAHRRRLGYPFEIHHSPGEQVLLWAEEGPVITASWSDSPSGMCGSHSALQALARQAFPTAAALKPTLPSKHPAPPPDPIDLFAHPLRRLQ; encoded by the coding sequence ATGATCGATGAAAAGCTGGTTTCGCTGTTGCAAGCCCTGGGCTTCTCCCGCTACGAAGGGCTCGCTTATCTGGCCCTGCTGAAAAAGCATCCGGCGACCGGTTATGAGATCAGCCGATTGTCCGGTGTGCCCCACCCGAAAATTTACGAGACGATGCCTCGTCTGCTGGAAAAGCAGGCTGTCCTCTTACTACCTGGAGAACCAGCGCGCTACCGGCCCCAGCCGCCAGAGACGGTATTAGATCATCTCCGGCAATCCTTTCTGGCCGACCTGGCGCGGGCGCAGATGGCCCTTGAACGCTGGGAAATCACCACTCCCCCGCCGAGCCCCGCCTTGTTGACCTCTGGGGAAGAGATCCTCAAAGAAGCGGAGACGCTCCTGCTTACCGCAGAAAAACGGGTTTGGATACAAGGGCCCGCCTCATTTCTCCAGCCCCTCGACGGGACACTCGCTCATCGCCGTCGTTTGGGTTACCCTTTTGAAATCCATCACTCCCCGGGGGAACAGGTGCTCCTCTGGGCGGAAGAGGGCCCCGTCATCACCGCCTCCTGGTCAGATTCCCCGAGCGGGATGTGCGGTAGCCATAGCGCTTTGCAGGCCTTGGCCCGTCAAGCCTTTCCTACCGCCGCTGCCCTGAAGCCAACGCTGCCTTCAAAACATCCGGCGCCACCCCCAGACCCCATCGACCTCTTTGCCCATCCCTTGCGCCGGCTCCAGTAG